One Campylobacter concisus DNA segment encodes these proteins:
- a CDS encoding HNH endonuclease, with protein MCVKCNEHFDISEMEADHITPWSEGGKTITQNCQMLCKNCNRIKSNR; from the coding sequence ATCTGTGTAAAATGTAATGAGCATTTTGATATAAGCGAGATGGAAGCTGATCACATAACACCATGGAGCGAGGGTGGAAAGACAATAACTCAAAATTGCCAGATGCTTTGTAAAAATTGTAATAGGATAAAATCAAATAGGTGA